A genomic window from Fibrobacterota bacterium includes:
- a CDS encoding SUMF1/EgtB/PvdO family nonheme iron enzyme translates to MNKTMFGIASGLALAAGASAVDWNLAGKVVDAASTSGLAGVEVRLAVAGTKVTTGTDGSWVIGTASVRSRRIAPSGKVVNSLKVIDGHLRLTIDGSDLFGRRLPTTWGAPPSASEVRAPSLAARAQAAVVDTLVYFKSTHIVKRVPLTNSVGQGLLVQLSKPIATPLTNFTDTVKGVALDMVQVPGGTFTIGCETGTCPADAKPVADVKVSSYHIGKTEVTAGLWKAVMGTSAGFGGATASYTSMTWYDAQEFACRLSELTGRQYRMTTEAEWEYAAKNSKSSLEKIGTGEEWAYNSWNSAHTGGTDPVGVNSGLHTQKTRRDAQGTADNITGRLIRSIEGIGPALRLVVSDGMDFPPGMVPMCQLHAPNSGSEPENSYRDPRWITGSGRHWKTGSIAIGNFDLRVWDDGTAKLGNTSGQWFTSNNIAFVFVPNTGAITKFAYILLDTTQASLISDKGFMNGGYIGRIVKDTGANVTKPTIATLKTGAELAAAAGADFAMVNMANIPETAKKQDARLLDGLTSGWFQDNRSAGGVHHYRKDVDADEFRFTVNQGTSRTILTNGKWFTVNNTFLRVTHSGGYTTDYLYAVDADGTFYHNSYQAYERGDFRMFKKTANGSEPFTATCGSICTDEIPKGEKASLYATMENGKSTFTPAPCPTGGCP, encoded by the coding sequence GTGAACAAAACGATGTTTGGAATCGCATCCGGACTTGCCCTCGCGGCCGGTGCCAGTGCGGTGGATTGGAACCTTGCCGGCAAGGTGGTGGATGCGGCCTCCACCTCTGGATTGGCGGGAGTCGAAGTCCGTTTGGCTGTGGCCGGGACGAAGGTGACGACAGGAACTGACGGATCCTGGGTCATCGGTACCGCTTCCGTCCGAAGCCGCCGAATCGCACCTTCGGGGAAGGTCGTCAATTCGCTGAAGGTCATCGACGGGCACCTGCGATTGACCATCGACGGATCCGATCTGTTCGGGCGCCGTCTGCCCACAACCTGGGGCGCACCGCCATCGGCCAGCGAAGTGCGTGCACCCAGCCTTGCCGCCCGCGCCCAGGCCGCCGTGGTCGACACCTTGGTGTATTTCAAGTCCACCCATATCGTCAAACGCGTTCCCCTCACGAACTCGGTGGGTCAAGGGCTGCTTGTCCAATTGAGCAAGCCCATCGCGACCCCGCTGACCAACTTCACCGACACGGTGAAAGGGGTGGCGCTCGACATGGTCCAGGTGCCTGGTGGCACGTTCACCATCGGCTGTGAAACCGGGACCTGCCCGGCGGATGCCAAGCCCGTGGCCGACGTGAAAGTCAGCAGCTACCACATTGGGAAGACCGAAGTGACCGCAGGCTTGTGGAAAGCCGTGATGGGAACCTCCGCTGGCTTTGGTGGCGCCACCGCCTCCTACACCAGCATGACCTGGTACGATGCCCAGGAATTCGCCTGCCGCTTGAGCGAGTTGACCGGCCGGCAATACCGCATGACCACGGAAGCGGAGTGGGAGTATGCGGCGAAGAATTCCAAGAGCAGCTTGGAGAAGATCGGTACCGGCGAAGAATGGGCGTACAACTCATGGAACAGCGCGCACACGGGTGGCACGGACCCGGTGGGAGTCAATAGCGGTCTCCACACCCAGAAAACCCGGCGCGATGCGCAAGGGACCGCCGACAACATCACCGGGCGCCTCATCCGATCCATCGAGGGCATCGGCCCCGCGTTGCGTTTGGTCGTTTCGGATGGAATGGATTTCCCGCCGGGCATGGTGCCCATGTGCCAACTCCACGCCCCGAATTCGGGCAGCGAACCGGAGAACTCCTACCGCGATCCGCGCTGGATCACCGGCAGCGGCAGGCACTGGAAGACCGGCTCGATCGCGATCGGCAATTTCGATCTGCGCGTTTGGGACGACGGCACCGCCAAATTGGGCAACACCTCGGGCCAGTGGTTCACGTCCAACAACATCGCCTTCGTGTTCGTTCCCAATACCGGCGCCATCACGAAGTTCGCGTACATCCTCTTGGATACCACGCAGGCGTCCCTGATTTCCGACAAGGGTTTCATGAATGGCGGATACATCGGGCGCATCGTGAAGGACACGGGGGCCAACGTCACCAAGCCGACCATCGCCACCCTGAAGACCGGTGCGGAACTGGCGGCGGCGGCGGGTGCGGACTTCGCGATGGTCAACATGGCCAACATCCCGGAAACTGCCAAGAAACAGGATGCGCGACTGCTCGACGGGCTGACCTCCGGATGGTTCCAGGACAACCGCAGTGCGGGCGGTGTGCACCACTACAGAAAGGACGTGGATGCGGACGAATTCCGGTTCACGGTCAATCAAGGGACAAGCCGGACCATTCTGACCAACGGCAAGTGGTTCACGGTCAACAACACCTTCCTGCGGGTCACGCACTCCGGTGGGTACACCACCGATTACCTGTACGCCGTGGATGCGGACGGGACCTTCTACCACAACTCGTACCAGGCCTACGAGCGCGGCGATTTCCGGATGTTCAAGAAGACCGCCAACGGAAGCGAGCCCTTCACAGCCACGTGCGGAAGCATCTGCACCGACGAGATCCCGAAGGGCGAAAAAGCGTCGCTTTACGCCACCATGGAAAACGGCAAGTCGACGTTCACGCCGGCACCATGCCCGACGGGTGGCTGCCCGTAG